A region of Chitinophaga horti DNA encodes the following proteins:
- a CDS encoding alpha/beta hydrolase family protein, giving the protein MKAKALKIKVSPTIGSVSAIAIVPPKARAILTLAHGAGAGMEHSFMNNLSEALAAAGIGTLRFNFPFSEQQKKRPDTPAVAHQTIAAAIDKARELYPSLPLFVAGKSFGGRMSSQYMATNHRTDVEGLIFYGFPLHAAGKPSTDRAEHLKEVKVPMLFLQGTRDTLATWDLIEPVCKSLKKTTLVKLEGADHSFKAGKTDTIALLVEATKEWV; this is encoded by the coding sequence ATGAAAGCCAAGGCGTTAAAGATAAAAGTTTCTCCCACCATCGGCAGCGTGTCCGCCATCGCGATCGTTCCTCCCAAAGCAAGAGCGATCCTGACATTGGCGCATGGTGCCGGAGCAGGGATGGAACACTCGTTTATGAATAATCTGTCGGAAGCCCTGGCTGCTGCCGGTATCGGCACTTTGCGTTTCAATTTTCCGTTTTCTGAACAACAAAAGAAACGCCCCGATACACCGGCAGTCGCTCATCAAACCATAGCGGCCGCTATCGATAAAGCCCGCGAACTATATCCCTCGTTACCGTTATTCGTTGCCGGCAAGTCTTTCGGCGGACGGATGTCGTCACAATACATGGCCACCAATCACCGCACCGACGTGGAAGGCCTTATCTTCTATGGGTTTCCGTTACACGCAGCCGGTAAACCTTCTACCGACCGCGCCGAACATCTGAAAGAAGTAAAAGTGCCTATGTTGTTCCTGCAAGGTACACGTGATACCCTGGCCACCTGGGATCTTATCGAGCCGGTATGTAAGTCATTAAAAAAGACAACATTGGTAAAGCTGGAAGGGGCTGACCATTCCTTCAAAGCCGGTAAAACCGATACGATTGCGTTATTGGTGGAGGCGACGAAAGAGTGGGTATAA